The Streptomyces sp. WZ-12 genome segment GTGCTGCGGGTGCGGACGATGAGTCCCTGCTCGGCGAGGTCGGCGAGGGTGCGGGTGAGGGACTGCGGCTGGAGCCGCTCCGCCGCGGCGAGGCGCCCGGGGGTCGCCGGGCCGTGCCGGCCGAGGCGGGACAGCACGAGCAGCTTGGTGGCGGGCAGCGCGCCGTCACCGCGCTCGGTGCGCATGCGTCGGGCCAGTGCCATCACCGCGCCGCGCAGCTCGGCCACGGCGGAGTCCGGCACCGCGGACGCCGTGCCGTCGGACGGAAAACCCTTCACCTTCTTCATGCGCACTCTCTTACTATTTCCACGCTAGGCTTCGACTGTCGACGATCAATTCCAGCCTACAACACCGAAGATGCAAGAGTGGGGCGCATGAGTTCCTACGCGGTGCGTAATAGTTTCTCGGCTCGGCTCCGCGTGGAGGGCGTGCATGCGGCCGTCGCCATGGCGGCCGTCGTCGCGACCTTCTACTCCGCGATGGCGCTGGAGCACGCGTTCCGGTTGGGCGTGGGGGTGTTGGTGCTGGCGGTGGCGCTGTCGCTGACGGCGGCCCGGACGGAGCGGACCGCCTCGCGCCGCCGTCGGCTCGCCGGGCTGGTGACGATGCCGGTGCTCGCCGTCGTCGCGGGCGGCGTCGGTGAGTTGATGGTGCACCTACCGACCGTCGGCAAGGCGGTGTTCACACTGGCGTTGTCCGGTCCCATCTGGCTGCGCCGCTTCGGGCCGGTGGCCGCGCGGGCGGGTGCCTGGGTGGCCATGCCGTTCATCGCGGTGCTGGTGACCCCTGTCCCGGGACCGGTTGGTGCCTGGACGGTGTTGTGGTCCGCGCCGATCGCCGTGCTGGCCTGGGGGTGGGTGGCCCTGCTCCAGACCGCCGCGCGGTACCTCGGCCTCCTCGACACCACTCCCCCGCCGCGCCCCGCGCCGGAGCCGCGACGGCGGGACGCGCCGCGGAAGGCGGGCTGGCGCGGCCTGTCGGCCAGTACGCGGATGGCGGTGCAGATGGGTCTGTCGCTGGCGGCGGCGTTCCTGGTGGGCGGCCTGCTCTTCGGGCGGCACTGGCCCTGGCTGGTGATCACCGCGTACGTCGTGTCCGCCGGCAACCGCGGGCGCGGCGACGTGCTGCACAAGGCCGCGTTGCGGTTCGCCGGGGCGAGCGCCGGCACCATCGCGGTCACGGTACTCGCCTCGTTCCTCCCCAGGCACGCCACCGCCGACGTGGTGGCCATCTTCGTGCTGCTCGGCATCGGCACCGCGCTCCGCCAGTTCACCTACGCCTACTGGGCGGGCTGCGTCACCGGGGTACTGGCGCTGCTGTACTCCTACTTCGGGGAGACCGGCGGCACGGAACTGCTGGGCGTGCGGCTCGCGGCGATCGCGACCGGGGCGGTGCTCGCCGCGGCCGCACACTGGTTCGTGCTTCCGGTGCGCTCCGCGGACGTGTTCCGCAAGCGCCTCGGCGCGGTGCTCGCCGCGCTGGCCGATCTGTTGCGGGCGGTGCGCCACGAGCCCGAGCGGTGCGCGGAGCACGGCGCGCGGTTCGCCAGCGACCTGGCCCTGTTGGAACAGGTGGCGCGCACGGCCGAGTTGCACCGGATGCTGCTGCGCCGAAGGGCCCGCACGGCCCGCGCCGCGCACCCGGCCGATGCCGTGGACGCCCTACGCACCCTGGCCGAACCGGTCCGGGTACTGGCCGCCCCTGCCGCGGACGGGTCCGGTGCGACGGCCGGTCCGCACCACCTCCGCCTCCGCGCCGCGGTCGCCTCCAACGTCACGGAGCTGCGCCGCGCCCTGGGACACAGGCCGGGCGACGGCCACCGGCCGCTGCCACCCGCGCCCCCAGGCGGCGAGGACCCTGCCTCCGCCGCGCTCCGGGCCGTCGGCACGGCAGTTGAACGGATGGCGGAGGTCTTCCCGTCCGTCGAAGCCGGTGCGGCCGTCGATGCGAGCGTCAACACGGCTGTCGATACGGCGGAGAGCCACGCGCCCGGAACGAGGGCGAGGGCTACTTGAAGACGTCGACGTGGTCGGTGACGAAGGTGCGCAGGCTGCGGGGGCGGTGCCCCGTGAGAGCGGCGACGTCGTCGGACAGCCACCCGGCGTCTCCCTCCGCGATCAGGCCGAAGACCTGGGCGTTGGAGGTGGCGACCGACTCGGGAAGTCCCGCCTGGATCATGGCCTCCCGGTGCTGATCGGGTGTGATCCGGTGGTACTGGATCTGCCGGCCCAGGGCGCGGGTCAGTTCGGCGGCCACGTCGGCGTAGGTGACGAGCTCCGGACCGGTCAACAAGTAGGTGCGGCCCGCGTGTTCGGCGGGAGCGCAGGCCACGGCCGCCGCGGCAGCGGACACATCGCGCGCATCGATCGCGCCGAACTGCCCGTCGCCGGCCGACATCACGAACCCGCGCGTCTGTTGGATCATCGGGGCCACGGCGAACAGGTTCTGCAGGAGGAGGTTCGGTGCGAGCAGCGTGTACCCGACTCCGCTCGCCTTGAGGTGGGCCTCGATGCGCGCATGGTCGCGGCGGCGGTCGACCGGGGAGTCTTCGGTGGCCCGGTGATTCGTGATCTTGACGACGTGTCGCACGCCCTGCCGGGCGGCACTGTCGATGGCGGCGATCTCCTGGCCGGGGACCGAGGGGCTGATGAGCAACAGGGTGTCGACGGCGAGCATCGCCCCGTCCAGGGTGTCCGGCCGGTCGAAGTCGCCCACGGCGATCTCCACGCCGCGCCAGCTTCCGTCCCGCGGCACGCGGGAGGTGTTGCGCACCAGGGCCCTCCCACTCACCGGAGCCGACCGGTTGACCAGTTGGCGACCGGTTGGCCAGTCGGCGAGCTGACCGACCCGGGCCCACCCGGTGCGGCACAGCGCAGCGAACCGCCACGGATCGGTACATTCCTCGCATGGTTCGCAGTCGCTGGAAGTGGTACCTCACGCGCCAACGGCTGCGCGCTCCCCGGTTCTGGGCGCTGCCGGTCACCCTGCTGGGCGCGGGCCTGTTCCTGTCCTGGCTGTTCCCGCTGATCGACCGCGAGGTCACCCTCTACGGGAACGAGGTCGGCGAGAACTTCTTCGCGCACCTGGACAGCGGCTCGATGTCCTCGCTGCTCTCCGCCGTCGCGGGCGGCATGATCACCCTGACCGGTCTCGTCTTCACCGCGATCACGCTGGCCATGCAGTTCGGCGCCTCGCAACTGTCGGTGCGGGTGGTGCCGATCCTCCAGCAGGACGCCGTGATGCGCTGGGCGATGGGCACGTTCATGGCGACGTTCGTCTACACCCTGATGATCTCGGTGCGGCTCGCCGTCAGCCAGGCCAACTACCGGCCGGTCATCTCCATGTTCTTCGCGATGCTGCTCGCCGTGGTGTGCGCCGTGCTGTTCTTCGTGCTCGTCACCCGCGTCACGCGGGTACTGAACTCGGGGCAGTTGCTGCACTACCTGGCCACCGAGGGCCGGCGGGCCGTGAACCGCACGCACCCCGAGCACGGACCCGCCGCGCCCGCTCCCCAGACACACCCCCAACCCGACGCCACTCCCGTGGTGATCCGGCTCGGCACCCCGCCCGGGCGCGGCCAGACGCTCATCGCCTGCGACGACCACGGCCTGGAACGGCTCGCCCGGCGCACCGGGGCACGCATCCAACTCGTCCCGGTGACCGGCGACTTCGTGGCCCAGGAGGCGCCCCTTTTCCTGGTGCACCCGGGCGCGAAGCCGTGGCGCCGCCGGAACCTGACCCGCCATCTGCTCTTCAGCACCACCCTCAGCGCGGGCAGCGACCCGGCCGGGGCCCTGCGCGCGCTCGTCGACATCGCACTCAAGGCCCTCTCCCCCGCCGTCAACGACCCCGGGCGCGCGGTGCAGTGCCTGGACCACATCGAGGACCTGTTGGTGATGATCGCGCCCCGGCTCACCGCCCGCCAACCGTCGGCCGCACCGGGCGCGTTCCACCGCCGCACCCGCTCCTGGGCCGACTACGTCTGCATCGCCACCGACGAGATCCGCCACTTCGGCCACGCCTCGATGCAGGTCCAACGACGGCTGCGCGCCCTGTACGCCACGGTCGCCGGGGCCTGCGCCCCCGAACAGGTCCCGCCGCTGCGCTCCCGACTGACGACGATGGACGCCGAGGCCGGCACCCAGTGGCCCCAGGACCTCGACAGCCGCCTGGCCCACCTCCCCGACTCCCAGGGCCTGGGCACGGAGAGCGGCGACACCGGGAACGGCCTGTACCGCGGGGTGTGACACGACGTCGGACGGCACCCGTCCCGGTGCCCCAACTCCCGCTCTTTGGTGACCCGATGGATGATGCCCCGTTCCCACCAACGTGCCGGGCCCGTCCCCGGCGGCCGAGTCGGACGCTCCGCGATCGCCGCCCACCGAGTGCCGCGCCTGGTGGAGTTGGACGGGGCGGAGTTCAACGGCGGCTTCCGGGAGCGCCTGGACGTGCGGCACCGGTTGCCGGACCAGGGGGTGCGATAGTCGTGGCCATGCACACCATGGGATACACCACAGTCGCATACGGCGCGGTCAGCGTCCTCGTCGGTGCCAACTCGGGTGCCTACCCGTACGGCAACTCGCTGCTCGTGCGCGGCACGGACCAGATACTGGTCGTCGATCCGTCGCTGTCGCTCGTCCGGGCCGCGCCGCCCGCCGACGTCGTCCTGGTC includes the following:
- a CDS encoding MarR family winged helix-turn-helix transcriptional regulator, which gives rise to MKKVKGFPSDGTASAVPDSAVAELRGAVMALARRMRTERGDGALPATKLLVLSRLGRHGPATPGRLAAAERLQPQSLTRTLADLAEQGLIVRTRSTGDRRQQTIAITDAGLAVLHADVADRDAWLAGALEQLNETEAGVLLLAAGLMRRLAEG
- a CDS encoding FUSC family protein, which produces MSSYAVRNSFSARLRVEGVHAAVAMAAVVATFYSAMALEHAFRLGVGVLVLAVALSLTAARTERTASRRRRLAGLVTMPVLAVVAGGVGELMVHLPTVGKAVFTLALSGPIWLRRFGPVAARAGAWVAMPFIAVLVTPVPGPVGAWTVLWSAPIAVLAWGWVALLQTAARYLGLLDTTPPPRPAPEPRRRDAPRKAGWRGLSASTRMAVQMGLSLAAAFLVGGLLFGRHWPWLVITAYVVSAGNRGRGDVLHKAALRFAGASAGTIAVTVLASFLPRHATADVVAIFVLLGIGTALRQFTYAYWAGCVTGVLALLYSYFGETGGTELLGVRLAAIATGAVLAAAAHWFVLPVRSADVFRKRLGAVLAALADLLRAVRHEPERCAEHGARFASDLALLEQVARTAELHRMLLRRRARTARAAHPADAVDALRTLAEPVRVLAAPAADGSGATAGPHHLRLRAAVASNVTELRRALGHRPGDGHRPLPPAPPGGEDPASAALRAVGTAVERMAEVFPSVEAGAAVDASVNTAVDTAESHAPGTRARAT
- a CDS encoding NmrA family NAD(P)-binding protein, with the protein product MCRTGWARVGQLADWPTGRQLVNRSAPVSGRALVRNTSRVPRDGSWRGVEIAVGDFDRPDTLDGAMLAVDTLLLISPSVPGQEIAAIDSAARQGVRHVVKITNHRATEDSPVDRRRDHARIEAHLKASGVGYTLLAPNLLLQNLFAVAPMIQQTRGFVMSAGDGQFGAIDARDVSAAAAAVACAPAEHAGRTYLLTGPELVTYADVAAELTRALGRQIQYHRITPDQHREAMIQAGLPESVATSNAQVFGLIAEGDAGWLSDDVAALTGHRPRSLRTFVTDHVDVFK
- a CDS encoding DUF2254 domain-containing protein, with translation MVRSRWKWYLTRQRLRAPRFWALPVTLLGAGLFLSWLFPLIDREVTLYGNEVGENFFAHLDSGSMSSLLSAVAGGMITLTGLVFTAITLAMQFGASQLSVRVVPILQQDAVMRWAMGTFMATFVYTLMISVRLAVSQANYRPVISMFFAMLLAVVCAVLFFVLVTRVTRVLNSGQLLHYLATEGRRAVNRTHPEHGPAAPAPQTHPQPDATPVVIRLGTPPGRGQTLIACDDHGLERLARRTGARIQLVPVTGDFVAQEAPLFLVHPGAKPWRRRNLTRHLLFSTTLSAGSDPAGALRALVDIALKALSPAVNDPGRAVQCLDHIEDLLVMIAPRLTARQPSAAPGAFHRRTRSWADYVCIATDEIRHFGHASMQVQRRLRALYATVAGACAPEQVPPLRSRLTTMDAEAGTQWPQDLDSRLAHLPDSQGLGTESGDTGNGLYRGV